One stretch of Motilibacter aurantiacus DNA includes these proteins:
- a CDS encoding FKBP-type peptidyl-prolyl cis-trans isomerase: MSEKPEVDFPGGEPPADLVIEDITVGDGDEAQPGQDVTVHYVGVAFSSGEEFDASWNRGEAFTFPLGKGRVIAGWDRGVAGMKVGGRRRLVIPPHLGYGNRGAGAVIKPGETLIFVVDLLRVG; the protein is encoded by the coding sequence GTGAGCGAGAAGCCCGAGGTCGACTTCCCCGGCGGCGAGCCACCGGCGGACCTCGTCATCGAGGACATCACGGTCGGCGATGGCGACGAGGCCCAGCCGGGCCAGGACGTCACCGTCCACTACGTCGGCGTCGCCTTCTCCTCCGGCGAGGAGTTCGACGCGTCGTGGAACCGCGGCGAGGCGTTCACCTTCCCGCTGGGCAAGGGCCGTGTCATCGCCGGATGGGACCGCGGCGTCGCCGGCATGAAGGTCGGCGGGCGACGCCGGCTGGTGATCCCGCCGCACCTGGGCTACGGCAACCGGGGCGCCGGCGCGGTCATCAAGCCGGGCGAGACGCTGATCTTCGTGGTGGACCTGCTCCGGGTGGGCTGA
- a CDS encoding putative bifunctional diguanylate cyclase/phosphodiesterase has product MHGTRVIGGRRRARLRALLAATDVPAIAGPEAFALLTGALMAAGGIISLAALAFPQAPEVHVGALRAMAVAVIVLGVANATVLPRRAGWVHHAIGLGATAYITAAVLLAGGGVASVAYASLFGFIAVDVFLIFAWRAAAAHLAVVLLACVCAFAVLPGASVAQAIVLDGMFLAVSVMTACLSRAAAGAGVDSLTGLLNRRGFDRRLAAAMADAERSSAPLTLALLDLDRFKSVNDTDGHASGDRLLRVTAQAWRERLRPGQVLARFGGDEFAVLLPGCPPEGAEALVAGLRAALPAGRTCSAGLAEWEPGDSASMLVNRADVALYAAKRAGRNRAHRHAGEDGRGRELLRAMAAGEIVVHYQPLIDLQRALHLGLRSAPLAGSVVDPGTVTGAEALVRWQHPTRGLVPPLHFIPYAEERSLITDLGLHVLHSACVAAAGWAPGPDGPRPVAVNVSARELADPGYADRVAQVLGETGLPASSLVVEVTESSTESDDPQLTRSLHALRELGARVAIDDFGTGYSSLSRLSRLPVDVLKVDRSFVRALGTGDRSETIVSAITGLGRALGLLVVAEGIETAEQAEALGRLGCERAQGFLWSRPLPPDEFAGRLGGAAPVSRAAPVGGMASIAG; this is encoded by the coding sequence GTGCACGGGACACGGGTGATCGGCGGCAGGAGGCGGGCCCGGCTGCGCGCGCTGCTGGCGGCCACCGACGTGCCGGCCATCGCCGGGCCGGAGGCCTTCGCGCTCCTGACCGGGGCGCTGATGGCGGCCGGGGGCATCATCTCCCTTGCCGCGCTCGCCTTCCCCCAGGCGCCGGAGGTCCACGTCGGCGCGCTCCGCGCGATGGCGGTCGCCGTCATCGTGCTCGGGGTCGCGAACGCGACGGTCCTGCCGCGCCGGGCGGGCTGGGTGCATCACGCCATCGGGCTCGGGGCCACGGCGTACATCACCGCGGCCGTGCTGCTCGCCGGTGGCGGCGTGGCCTCGGTCGCGTACGCGTCGCTGTTCGGCTTCATCGCGGTGGACGTGTTCCTCATCTTCGCGTGGCGCGCAGCTGCGGCACACCTCGCGGTCGTCCTTCTGGCGTGCGTCTGCGCCTTCGCCGTCCTGCCGGGGGCCAGCGTGGCCCAGGCCATCGTGCTGGACGGGATGTTCCTCGCGGTATCGGTCATGACGGCCTGCCTCAGCCGGGCCGCGGCGGGGGCGGGTGTCGACAGCCTCACCGGCCTGCTGAACCGTCGGGGGTTCGACCGCCGGCTTGCCGCCGCCATGGCCGACGCCGAACGCTCGTCGGCGCCGCTGACCCTCGCCCTGCTCGACCTCGACCGCTTCAAGTCCGTGAACGACACCGACGGCCACGCCTCGGGGGACCGGCTGCTGCGGGTCACCGCGCAGGCCTGGCGCGAGCGGCTCCGCCCGGGACAGGTGCTCGCCCGCTTCGGCGGGGACGAGTTCGCGGTCCTGCTGCCCGGCTGCCCGCCCGAGGGGGCCGAGGCGCTCGTCGCGGGCCTGCGGGCAGCGTTGCCGGCCGGCCGGACCTGCTCGGCGGGGCTCGCCGAGTGGGAGCCGGGAGACTCGGCGTCGATGCTCGTCAACCGCGCGGATGTCGCCCTGTACGCCGCCAAGCGCGCCGGGCGCAACCGCGCCCACCGGCACGCGGGCGAGGACGGCCGGGGGCGTGAGCTGCTCCGCGCGATGGCGGCCGGGGAGATCGTGGTGCACTACCAGCCGCTCATCGACCTGCAACGGGCCCTGCACCTGGGGCTGCGGAGCGCACCGCTCGCGGGGAGCGTCGTCGACCCCGGCACCGTGACCGGGGCGGAGGCGCTCGTCCGCTGGCAGCACCCGACCCGAGGGCTCGTCCCGCCGCTGCACTTCATCCCGTACGCCGAGGAGCGCTCGCTCATCACCGACCTCGGCCTCCACGTCCTGCACAGCGCCTGCGTGGCCGCAGCCGGCTGGGCCCCCGGCCCGGACGGCCCGCGGCCGGTCGCGGTCAACGTGTCGGCACGCGAGCTGGCCGACCCGGGCTACGCCGACCGCGTCGCCCAGGTGCTCGGAGAGACCGGGCTGCCGGCGTCGTCGCTCGTCGTCGAGGTCACCGAGAGCAGCACCGAGTCCGACGACCCGCAGCTGACCCGCTCCCTGCACGCGCTGCGCGAGCTGGGGGCACGGGTGGCCATCGACGACTTCGGGACGGGCTACTCCTCCCTCAGCCGGCTGAGCCGGCTGCCGGTGGACGTCCTGAAGGTCGACCGCTCGTTCGTCCGGGCGCTGGGCACGGGCGACAGGTCCGAGACGATCGTGTCCGCGATCACCGGGCTGGGCCGGGCGCTGGGGCTCCTCGTCGTGGCCGAGGGCATCGAGACGGCCGAGCAGGCCGAGGCGCTGGGCCGGCTGGGCTGCGAGCGGGCGCAGGGCTTCCTGTGGAGCCGCCCGCTCCCGCCCGACGAGTTCGCCGGCCGGCTGGGTGGCGCAGCGCCCGTGAGCCGTGCTGCGCCGGTGGGAGGCATGGCGTCGATCGCGGGGTAG
- a CDS encoding sulfotransferase family protein, translating into MAQPSPATAGAGPIFLVGTMRSGTTLLRLVLDSHERLAIADESGFLRAVAAAKCIPDQHDGDGWYRRLGLSDEEMNERLRAFYDDLFSGFAARQGKPRWGDKTPFHINSIALLAEVFPDAAVIGIVRHPGAVVASQLRRGIGFDAALHGWLTQNARLLRAVKRGEPAAVTVLRYEDLVAAPEPTLRALLGFLHETWSPRLLAHHEVQRRQGAPRVVEGGTRAWDPISTGRNDRWRGELTPAQLSELLESTAALRTLLRYEESGAAALPGPLLRGADLTGRGLPAIGRGGDHARTPAAARAAAPRTYAGAVSHFLRMARTDPAYTARRLPVVLRSRLRRL; encoded by the coding sequence ATGGCGCAGCCGAGCCCGGCGACGGCCGGCGCAGGGCCGATCTTCCTGGTCGGGACGATGCGGTCGGGGACCACCCTGCTCCGGCTCGTCCTGGACTCCCACGAACGTCTCGCGATCGCCGACGAGTCCGGCTTCCTGCGCGCTGTGGCGGCGGCCAAGTGCATTCCCGACCAGCACGACGGGGACGGGTGGTACCGACGGCTCGGGCTCTCCGACGAGGAGATGAACGAGCGCCTGCGGGCCTTCTACGACGATCTCTTCTCCGGCTTCGCCGCGCGGCAGGGGAAGCCGCGGTGGGGCGACAAGACCCCGTTCCACATCAACAGCATCGCCCTGCTGGCCGAGGTCTTCCCCGACGCCGCCGTCATCGGGATCGTGCGGCACCCCGGCGCCGTGGTGGCCTCGCAGCTGCGCCGGGGCATCGGCTTCGACGCCGCGCTGCACGGGTGGCTCACGCAGAACGCCCGGCTGCTGCGTGCGGTCAAGCGCGGCGAGCCGGCAGCGGTCACGGTGCTGCGGTACGAGGACCTCGTCGCCGCCCCCGAGCCGACGCTGCGCGCGCTGCTGGGCTTCCTCCACGAGACCTGGTCGCCGCGCCTGCTCGCCCACCACGAGGTCCAGCGCAGGCAGGGCGCGCCCCGCGTCGTCGAGGGCGGCACGCGGGCATGGGACCCGATCAGCACCGGGCGCAACGACCGCTGGCGCGGCGAGCTCACCCCCGCCCAGCTGTCCGAGCTGCTCGAGTCCACGGCGGCGCTGCGCACGCTGCTGCGCTACGAGGAGTCCGGTGCCGCCGCGCTACCCGGCCCGCTGCTGCGCGGGGCCGACCTGACCGGCCGCGGGCTGCCCGCGATCGGGCGGGGCGGCGACCACGCGCGCACGCCTGCCGCGGCCCGCGCCGCCGCCCCGCGTACCTATGCCGGCGCGGTCAGCCACTTCCTGCGCATGGCGCGCACCGACCCGGCCTACACCGCCCGTCGGCTCCCCGTCGTCCTGCGCTCCCGGCTCCGCCGGCTCTGA
- a CDS encoding ChaB family protein, translating into MPAREELPSTLERSSRKAQDTWLKTHDSAVETYGEGERAHRTAFASLKHSFEKVGDHWEEKESKGPSDDQAARSVQQGSRESRGTAGGVDANASKRHLMDVARRLEISGRSTMTKDELVEAIGKANDRETRQARERGD; encoded by the coding sequence ATGCCCGCACGTGAAGAGCTGCCCTCGACCCTGGAGCGGTCGTCGAGGAAGGCGCAGGACACCTGGCTCAAGACGCACGACTCCGCCGTGGAGACCTACGGCGAGGGCGAGCGCGCCCATCGCACCGCCTTCGCCTCGCTCAAGCATTCCTTCGAGAAGGTGGGCGACCACTGGGAGGAGAAGGAGTCCAAGGGCCCGAGCGACGACCAGGCCGCGCGCTCGGTGCAGCAGGGCTCGCGCGAGAGCCGCGGGACCGCCGGTGGCGTCGACGCCAACGCCTCGAAGCGCCACCTGATGGACGTGGCCAGGCGGCTCGAGATCTCCGGCCGGTCGACGATGACCAAGGACGAGCTGGTCGAGGCCATCGGCAAGGCGAACGACCGGGAGACGCGCCAGGCACGGGAGCGGGGAGACTAG
- a CDS encoding DUF3866 family protein, which translates to MIRWRAGEVVSRGRAWPGAVELQVALEGGAGTVRALAYPQLVGDPLPGDRVLLNVSALELGLGTGGYALVVALPDRLPVDPPPGPGHLVKARYSPTQAVVLGVDEQDSPHHALLADADDLGGMPVVVADLHSALPAVLAGLRAGGAAPAVAYVMTDGGALPLWFSRAVAALRAAGWLGASVTVGQAYGGDVEAVTLHTGLLAARHVLGAEVAVVAQGPGNLGTGTRWGFSGVAAGEAVNAVAVLGGRPVAALRVSGADPRERHRGVSHHSLTAYGRVALAPADVVVPRLGDVLADTRPGGLADRVLADATALGARHRLVEVPCTGLPEALAASPAPLSSMGRGYAADPAAFLSPAAAGRHAAALLLGP; encoded by the coding sequence GTGATCCGGTGGCGCGCGGGTGAGGTGGTGTCCCGCGGCCGCGCGTGGCCGGGGGCGGTCGAGCTGCAGGTGGCGCTCGAGGGCGGCGCCGGCACGGTGCGCGCCCTGGCGTACCCGCAGCTCGTCGGGGACCCCCTGCCGGGGGACCGGGTGCTGCTCAACGTCTCCGCCCTGGAGCTGGGGCTGGGCACCGGCGGCTACGCCCTCGTGGTCGCGCTGCCCGACCGGCTGCCGGTCGACCCCCCGCCCGGCCCCGGGCACCTGGTCAAGGCGCGCTACTCCCCCACGCAGGCGGTGGTCCTCGGGGTGGACGAGCAGGACAGCCCCCACCACGCGCTGCTCGCCGACGCGGACGACCTCGGGGGGATGCCCGTCGTCGTGGCCGACCTGCACTCGGCGCTGCCGGCCGTGCTCGCCGGGCTGCGGGCCGGAGGCGCGGCGCCGGCGGTGGCGTACGTCATGACCGACGGCGGGGCGCTGCCGCTGTGGTTCTCACGCGCCGTCGCGGCGCTGCGCGCGGCGGGCTGGCTGGGTGCCTCGGTCACCGTCGGGCAGGCCTACGGCGGCGACGTGGAGGCGGTCACCCTGCACACCGGCCTGCTCGCGGCCCGCCACGTCCTCGGCGCCGAGGTGGCCGTGGTCGCGCAGGGGCCGGGGAACCTCGGGACGGGAACCCGCTGGGGCTTCTCCGGAGTGGCCGCCGGCGAGGCGGTGAACGCCGTCGCGGTACTCGGCGGCCGCCCGGTGGCCGCGCTACGCGTCTCGGGCGCGGACCCGCGCGAGCGCCACCGCGGGGTGTCCCACCACAGCCTGACGGCGTACGGCCGGGTGGCCCTCGCCCCTGCGGACGTCGTGGTGCCCCGACTGGGCGACGTGCTGGCCGACACGCGGCCCGGCGGGCTCGCCGACCGGGTCCTCGCCGACGCCACGGCCCTCGGGGCACGGCACCGGCTCGTCGAGGTCCCCTGCACCGGGCTGCCGGAGGCCCTCGCGGCCTCCCCCGCCCCGCTGTCGTCCATGGGGCGCGGATACGCGGCGGACCCGGCCGCGTTCCTCTCCCCGGCCGCCGCCGGACGGCACGCGGCCGCGCTGCTGCTCGGCCCCTGA
- a CDS encoding helix-turn-helix transcriptional regulator yields the protein MSAQSASTRLARLLALVPYLLSRPGSRVEDVAQAFDIAEEQLLDDLQLLFVCGLPGHMPDDLIEASFEGGVIHVGNADAIARPLRLGADEALALLVGLRTLASVPGLVPGLQDRDALDRALAKLEQAAGDAAAAAENVAVDVEPAPGALPVARAALERGRRLHLRYYVPARDEVTERDVDPMRLLVVDGRTYLEGWCRRVEDVRLFRLDRVVEAVELDAAAQVPAQAEPRDVGAGLFQPGEADVAVTLELEPAGRWVAEYYPCEDVEELPGRRLRARLRTAETAWVVRLALRLGGSGRVVDPPELAEAVRNRAKAALDAYV from the coding sequence ATGAGCGCGCAGAGCGCGTCCACCCGTCTCGCGCGGCTGCTCGCCCTCGTGCCGTACCTGCTGTCCCGGCCGGGGTCGCGGGTGGAGGACGTCGCGCAGGCCTTCGACATCGCCGAGGAGCAGCTCCTCGACGACCTGCAGCTGCTCTTCGTCTGCGGGCTGCCCGGCCACATGCCCGACGACCTCATCGAGGCCAGCTTCGAGGGCGGCGTCATCCACGTCGGCAACGCCGACGCGATCGCCCGCCCGCTGCGGCTCGGGGCCGACGAGGCGCTGGCCCTGCTGGTCGGGCTGCGCACGCTCGCCTCGGTCCCCGGGCTCGTGCCGGGGCTGCAGGACCGCGACGCGCTGGACCGCGCGCTGGCCAAGCTCGAGCAGGCGGCGGGGGACGCGGCGGCCGCCGCCGAGAACGTCGCGGTGGACGTCGAGCCCGCCCCGGGGGCGCTGCCCGTCGCGCGCGCGGCGCTGGAGCGCGGGCGACGGCTGCACCTGCGCTACTACGTGCCTGCGCGCGACGAGGTGACCGAGCGCGACGTCGACCCGATGCGCCTGCTCGTCGTCGACGGCCGCACGTACCTCGAGGGGTGGTGCCGGCGGGTGGAGGACGTCCGGCTCTTCCGGCTGGACCGCGTCGTGGAGGCCGTGGAGCTGGACGCGGCAGCGCAGGTCCCGGCGCAGGCCGAGCCGCGCGACGTGGGCGCCGGGCTCTTCCAGCCCGGGGAGGCCGACGTCGCGGTCACGCTCGAGCTCGAGCCGGCCGGGCGGTGGGTCGCGGAGTACTACCCGTGCGAGGACGTGGAGGAGCTGCCGGGCCGGCGGTTGCGCGCCCGGCTGCGGACGGCCGAGACGGCGTGGGTCGTCCGGCTGGCGTTGCGGCTCGGGGGCTCGGGCCGCGTGGTGGACCCGCCCGAGCTGGCCGAAGCGGTACGCAACCGGGCGAAGGCGGCGCTGGACGCGTACGTCTGA
- a CDS encoding NAD(P)H-binding protein — MASRRFVIAGGHGQVALRLGRLLAQGGDSVVGLVRNAAHADDLRAAGVEPVVLDLEQARAHEVAEVLAGADAAVFAAGAGPGSGTARKDTVDRGAAVLLADAAEQAGVRRYLLVSSVGVEAVRDGATPDGVDEAFVAYLRAKLAAEEDLRRRDLDWTILRPGRLTDDAGSGHVRLEPSVPRGDVPRDDVAAVLAALLDDRATARAVLELVSGELPVEEAVRRVVL; from the coding sequence ATGGCATCGCGACGCTTCGTCATCGCCGGTGGGCACGGCCAGGTCGCCCTGCGGCTGGGCCGGCTGCTGGCGCAGGGCGGCGACTCCGTGGTCGGGCTGGTCCGCAACGCCGCCCACGCCGATGACCTGCGCGCCGCCGGCGTCGAGCCGGTCGTGCTCGACCTGGAGCAGGCCCGGGCGCACGAGGTCGCCGAGGTGCTGGCGGGGGCCGATGCGGCCGTCTTCGCCGCCGGGGCCGGGCCGGGCAGCGGGACCGCACGCAAGGACACCGTCGACCGGGGCGCCGCGGTGCTCCTCGCCGACGCCGCCGAGCAAGCGGGCGTCCGCCGCTACCTGCTGGTCTCGTCGGTCGGGGTGGAGGCGGTGCGGGACGGGGCGACGCCGGACGGGGTCGACGAGGCCTTCGTGGCGTACCTGCGGGCCAAGCTCGCCGCCGAGGAGGACCTGCGCCGGCGGGACCTGGACTGGACGATCCTGCGCCCGGGACGCTTGACCGACGACGCCGGCTCCGGGCACGTCCGCCTCGAGCCCTCGGTGCCTCGCGGCGACGTCCCCCGCGACGACGTCGCCGCCGTTCTCGCCGCCCTGCTGGACGACCGCGCCACCGCGCGAGCGGTCCTGGAGCTGGTGAGCGGGGAGCTTCCGGTCGAGGAGGCCGTCCGCCGCGTCGTCCTCTGA
- the tatA gene encoding Sec-independent protein translocase subunit TatA, translated as MRNLQGWEIFVLLAVVVLLFGAKRLPDTARGLGRSLRIFKAETKGLREDDAKDKDATVTTAAAEPAVVVEPRPIESGVVQTTPAAGAHAAQRDAADR; from the coding sequence ATGAGGAATCTGCAGGGCTGGGAGATCTTCGTTCTCCTCGCTGTCGTGGTGCTGCTCTTCGGCGCCAAGCGTCTTCCCGACACCGCGCGCGGCCTGGGTCGCTCGCTGCGCATCTTCAAGGCCGAGACCAAGGGCCTGCGCGAGGACGACGCCAAGGACAAGGACGCCACCGTGACGACCGCGGCCGCCGAGCCCGCCGTCGTGGTCGAGCCGCGTCCGATCGAGAGCGGCGTCGTCCAGACGACGCCCGCCGCGGGTGCGCACGCCGCGCAGCGCGACGCAGCCGACCGCTGA
- the tatC gene encoding twin-arginine translocase subunit TatC has protein sequence MTLVEHLRELRSRLVKSLIAVVPGVVLGLVFYRPISDFLVEPMCKADVDRLDADSCGVLVANGLTAPFNTAIAIACVTGLLIASPVWLYQLWAFITPGLHKNERRWSIAFLCTSFPLFLAGAVVCYLVLPKAIDVLLSFTINDAQNLVDVNEYLNILLRLILVFGIAFEIPVFVAMLNAVGILPAKKLTQWWRGIVLGVFVFAAVATPTGDPFTMLALATPMLVLFVLAYFFCRWNDRRRLRSRGEPDYDNLDDDEVSPLDMRPSTIDD, from the coding sequence ATGACGCTCGTGGAGCACCTGCGGGAGCTCCGCTCGCGTCTGGTCAAGTCGCTCATCGCCGTCGTCCCCGGCGTCGTGCTCGGCCTGGTCTTCTACCGGCCGATCTCGGACTTCCTCGTCGAGCCGATGTGCAAGGCCGACGTGGACCGGTTGGACGCGGACAGCTGTGGCGTGCTGGTGGCCAACGGGCTCACCGCACCGTTCAACACGGCGATCGCGATCGCCTGCGTGACCGGGCTGCTCATCGCCTCGCCGGTCTGGCTCTACCAGCTGTGGGCGTTCATCACCCCCGGGCTGCACAAGAACGAGCGCCGCTGGAGCATCGCGTTCCTGTGCACCTCGTTCCCGCTGTTCCTCGCCGGCGCGGTGGTCTGCTACCTCGTGCTGCCCAAGGCGATCGACGTCCTGCTCAGCTTCACGATCAACGACGCGCAGAACCTCGTCGACGTCAACGAGTACCTCAACATCCTGTTGCGGCTCATCCTCGTCTTCGGGATCGCGTTCGAGATCCCGGTCTTCGTCGCGATGCTCAACGCGGTGGGCATCCTGCCGGCCAAGAAGCTCACCCAGTGGTGGCGGGGGATCGTCCTCGGCGTCTTCGTGTTCGCGGCGGTCGCGACCCCGACCGGCGACCCGTTCACGATGCTGGCCCTGGCCACACCGATGCTCGTCCTGTTCGTCCTGGCCTACTTCTTCTGCCGGTGGAACGACCGACGGCGGCTGCGCAGCCGAGGCGAGCCGGACTACGACAACCTCGACGACGACGAGGTGTCTCCCCTGGACATGCGTCCCAGCACCATCGACGACTGA
- the pafA gene encoding Pup--protein ligase, giving the protein MDRRIFGIENEYGVTCTFRGQRRLSPDEVARYLFRRVVSWGRSSNVFLANGARLYLDVGSHPEYATPECDSIDDLVTHDKAGERVLEGLLVDAERRLREEGIAGDVYLFKNNTDSAGNSYGCHENYLVGRHGEFSRLADVLIPFLVTRQIVCGAGKVLQTPRGAVYCVSQRAEHIWEGVSSATTRSRPIINTRDEPHADAERFRRLHVIVGDANMSETTTMLKVGATDLVLRMIEAGVVMRDLTLENPIRAIREVSHDLTGRRKVRLANGREASALEIQEEYFTRARDFAARRGLDDPVVKRVLDLWERTLEAVRTEDLDLVGREIDWVIKLKLIERYRAKHGLGLSSPRVAHLDLAYHDIRRGRGLYYLLDAKGLVERVTRDLDVFEAKSRPPQTTRARLRGEFIKRAQERRRDFTVDWVHLKLNDQAQRTVLCKDPFRSVDERVDKLIASM; this is encoded by the coding sequence ATCGACCGGCGGATCTTCGGCATCGAGAACGAGTACGGCGTCACGTGCACCTTCCGCGGGCAACGGCGCCTCTCCCCGGACGAGGTGGCCCGCTACCTGTTCCGGCGGGTCGTCTCGTGGGGCCGCAGCAGCAACGTCTTCCTCGCCAACGGCGCCCGGCTCTACCTCGACGTGGGCAGCCACCCGGAGTACGCCACTCCCGAGTGCGACTCCATCGACGACCTCGTCACCCACGACAAGGCCGGCGAGCGCGTGCTCGAGGGGCTGCTGGTCGACGCCGAGCGGCGGCTCCGCGAGGAGGGCATCGCCGGTGACGTCTACCTGTTCAAGAACAACACCGACTCGGCCGGAAACTCCTACGGCTGCCACGAGAACTACCTCGTCGGGCGGCACGGCGAGTTCAGCCGGCTGGCCGACGTGCTCATCCCGTTCCTCGTCACGCGGCAGATCGTCTGCGGCGCGGGCAAGGTGCTGCAGACCCCGCGCGGCGCGGTCTACTGCGTGAGCCAGCGGGCCGAGCACATCTGGGAGGGCGTCTCGTCGGCCACCACCCGCAGCCGCCCGATCATCAACACCCGCGACGAGCCGCACGCGGACGCCGAGCGCTTCCGCCGGCTGCACGTCATCGTCGGCGACGCCAACATGAGCGAGACCACGACGATGCTCAAGGTCGGCGCCACCGACCTGGTGCTGCGGATGATCGAGGCCGGCGTCGTCATGCGCGACCTCACGCTGGAGAACCCGATCCGCGCGATCCGCGAGGTCAGCCACGACCTGACCGGCCGGCGCAAGGTCCGGCTGGCCAACGGCCGCGAGGCCAGCGCCCTGGAGATCCAGGAAGAGTACTTCACCCGTGCCCGTGACTTCGCCGCGCGGCGGGGGCTGGACGACCCGGTCGTCAAGCGGGTGCTCGACCTGTGGGAGCGCACGCTCGAGGCCGTGCGCACCGAGGACCTCGACCTCGTGGGACGCGAGATCGACTGGGTGATCAAGCTCAAGCTCATCGAGCGCTACCGGGCCAAGCACGGCCTGGGGCTCTCCAGCCCGCGCGTCGCGCACCTTGACCTGGCGTACCACGACATCCGCCGCGGCCGGGGCCTCTACTACCTGCTGGACGCCAAGGGGCTGGTGGAGCGGGTCACCCGCGACCTGGACGTCTTCGAGGCGAAGTCCCGGCCGCCGCAGACCACCCGGGCGCGGCTGCGCGGGGAGTTCATCAAGCGCGCCCAGGAGCGCCGCCGGGACTTCACCGTGGACTGGGTGCACCTCAAGCTGAACGACCAGGCGCAGCGAACGGTCCTGTGCAAGGACCCGTTCCGCAGCGTCGACGAGCGGGTGGACAAGCTCATCGCCAGCATGTGA
- a CDS encoding helix-turn-helix transcriptional regulator — protein MSRRKTERLLNLLLALLATRRPLAKQELRGLVPGYPDADEAFDRAFERDKDELREMGVPIETGAVSGSSLFEDEVGYRVRREAYALPEASFTPDEMAVLALAARAWQSAALSGAASRALLKLQASGAQVDEVAVAGLEPRVEASEPAFLPLVRAVRDRRVVRFAYRTRGDAEPQRREVEPWGVVSWHGRWYLVGHDRGRAATRVFRLGRVVGDVSLTGRPGAVRVPDGVDLREEVASRAAARLPGGTAVVRLRAGHGGWLRRQAEPVTGHPAQAEGWDVVRLAYSDVEMLADDVAGLGPDAVALEPEELRAVVVRRLEAAFAAAPPGQEEVPS, from the coding sequence GTGTCCCGGCGCAAGACCGAGCGCCTGCTCAACCTGCTGCTGGCGCTGCTCGCCACCCGGCGCCCCCTGGCCAAGCAGGAGCTGCGCGGGCTGGTCCCGGGCTACCCGGACGCCGACGAGGCGTTCGACCGTGCCTTCGAGCGCGACAAGGACGAGCTGCGCGAGATGGGTGTGCCCATCGAGACCGGCGCCGTGAGCGGCAGCTCGCTCTTCGAGGACGAGGTGGGCTACCGCGTGCGCCGCGAGGCGTACGCGCTGCCCGAGGCGTCCTTCACCCCGGACGAGATGGCCGTGCTGGCCCTGGCCGCGCGCGCCTGGCAGTCGGCGGCGCTGTCCGGGGCCGCGTCACGGGCGCTGCTCAAGCTGCAGGCCAGCGGCGCCCAGGTCGACGAGGTCGCGGTGGCCGGGCTCGAGCCGAGGGTGGAGGCGAGCGAGCCGGCGTTCCTGCCGCTGGTGCGGGCCGTCCGCGACCGGCGGGTGGTGCGGTTCGCCTACCGCACCCGCGGCGACGCCGAGCCCCAGCGCCGGGAGGTCGAGCCGTGGGGCGTCGTGTCCTGGCACGGCCGGTGGTACCTCGTCGGCCACGACCGGGGCCGGGCGGCGACCAGGGTCTTCCGGCTCGGCCGCGTGGTGGGGGACGTGTCCCTGACCGGGCGCCCAGGCGCCGTCAGGGTGCCCGACGGTGTCGACCTGCGCGAGGAGGTCGCCTCGCGGGCCGCCGCGCGCTTGCCGGGCGGCACGGCGGTGGTCCGCCTGCGGGCGGGGCACGGCGGCTGGCTGCGCCGGCAGGCCGAGCCGGTCACCGGCCATCCCGCACAGGCCGAGGGCTGGGACGTCGTGCGGCTCGCGTACTCCGACGTCGAGATGCTGGCCGACGACGTCGCCGGGCTGGGGCCGGACGCGGTGGCGCTCGAGCCGGAGGAGCTGCGGGCCGTCGTCGTACGCCGGCTGGAGGCCGCGTTCGCGGCCGCCCCACCGGGCCAGGAAGAGGTGCCGTCATGA